The window GAGCTGTTGGTTCTAAAAGGGAGAATAAATTCGAATTCATGCGTCTGTATTTTTAAATTCTAATTTTAGTTTGCTATACACCATTCAAATGCATTACATTTTGTAAACTTTGGTAAATGGCTGTATTTCATGATAACTAACAATGATGTTTAAAACTGTTTAGATTTCTTCTATTTATGTTGAAAAATCAAAGCGTAAAAGTCGGATATTCAGCATATAATTCATAATTTAACACCTAGAATTATGAATTAGTTCGGTTTACAATACTATGGAAAAAACTCGAGTGCAATACGAAGCAGCTGTAAAGTCAGCCAGAAATGTTTTTACGAATAAAATGAAAGATTATGGAACGGCATGGCGAGTGCTTAGAGTTAGTTCTATTACCGATCAAATTTTTATAAAAGCACAACGTATTAGAAGTATTGAGGAGAAAGGGATGCAAAAGGTGCAAGAAGACGTACGTTCGGAATATATTGGAATCGTTAATTATTGTGCCATTGCTCTTACGCAACTAGAGCTAAGAAGCGATACCAGAGTAGAGTTGCCGCACGATGAAGCCATTCAGTTGTATGATAAGTATATAACAATGGCAAGGAATTTGATGGAAAATAAGAATCATGATTACGATGAAGCTTGGCGTGATATGCGCATAAGTTCACTAACAGATTTGATTTTAATGAAGTTGTTGCGTATAAAACAAATTGAGGATAATAAAGGTCAAACCATTGCATCCGAAGGGATAGATGCCAATTACTTAGATATGATTAATTACGCAATTTTTGCATTGATTCGTTTAAGTGAACAATAAAAACTAAAATTTTATGATGAGGATTATAACACAATTTTCTAGAATATTTGTAGGAGTTCTATTTATCTTTTCCGGACTTATCAAAGCAAATGACCCGCTTGGGTTTTCCTATAAGCTGGACGAATATTTTGAAGTTTTTGGAACGGAATTTTTAATGCCATTATCTTTGTTTTTGGCAATATTTATGTGTGTGCTTGAAGTGGTGTTGGGTTTCTTTCTGCTATTAGGTGCACGTATAAAACTTACGCTTTGGCTTTTGCTAGCCCTAACAGTGTTTTTTGGATTTCTAACTTTTTATTCAGCCTATTACGATGTAGTTAAGTCGTGTGGATGTTTTGGCGATGCTATAAAACTTACACCTTGGCAGTCGTTTTGGAAGGATATGATTTTGTTGGCTTTTGTGTTGATTTTGTTAATCGGTCAAAAGCACATCAACTCACTTCTTGGAGAAACAGCGGAGAATATTGCAATGGCAATAATTATTGCAGGCACTGTAGCATTTCCTGTTTATACCTACAACTACTTGCCAATCAAAGATTTTAGAGCATATGCAATAGGGAAAAACATACCAGAACAAACGCTAGGTAAGCCCG is drawn from Bacteroidota bacterium and contains these coding sequences:
- a CDS encoding DUF1599 domain-containing protein, whose protein sequence is MEKTRVQYEAAVKSARNVFTNKMKDYGTAWRVLRVSSITDQIFIKAQRIRSIEEKGMQKVQEDVRSEYIGIVNYCAIALTQLELRSDTRVELPHDEAIQLYDKYITMARNLMENKNHDYDEAWRDMRISSLTDLILMKLLRIKQIEDNKGQTIASEGIDANYLDMINYAIFALIRLSEQ
- a CDS encoding DoxX family protein, giving the protein MMRIITQFSRIFVGVLFIFSGLIKANDPLGFSYKLDEYFEVFGTEFLMPLSLFLAIFMCVLEVVLGFFLLLGARIKLTLWLLLALTVFFGFLTFYSAYYDVVKSCGCFGDAIKLTPWQSFWKDMILLAFVLILLIGQKHINSLLGETAENIAMAIIIAGTVAFPVYTYNYLPIKDFRAYAIGKNIPEQTLGKPDVLKFFYTLKNKKTAETKEFDTWPENWDVEWDYVSSRNEVVEKGVEPQIKDFGISSVEDGADYTQDIITNPNYNFLLIAYDLAKTEKDVQGRINDFYELCSNDSVSFVCLTASGKDLVTPFKAEYKINYPFYNTDGTVLKTMIRANPGLMLLKGGVVIDMWHYNSFPAYNDVKQKYFGK